The following are encoded together in the Strongyloides ratti genome assembly S_ratti_ED321, chromosome : 2 genome:
- a CDS encoding Signal recognition particle 19 kDa protein: MDYSRRQHSDPSKWICIYPLYLNSFKTIKEGRVISKNLACENPTSKEICSVLSSEGLNVIEEPNKMHPLDGSHLYYAQGRVRVQLKNDDGSFCNEKFKSRKDLYIRAAEGIRNMKDRQIPKKLDPWSILNSASPVASTNKVKGKKK, encoded by the coding sequence ATGGACTATAGCCGAAGACAACATTCAGATCCATCTAAATGGATTTGTATTTATCCTCTTTATTTGAATTCATTCAAAACAATAAAGGAAGGAAGAGTTATATCGAAAAATTTAGCCTGTGAAAATCCAACATCAAAAGAAATTTGTAGTGTTTTAAGTAGTGAAGGtttaaatgttattgaaGAACCAAATAAAATGCATCCATTGGATGGAAGTCATTTATATTATGCACAGGGTCGAGTAAGagttcaattaaaaaatgatgatggATCTTTttgtaatgaaaaatttaaaagtagaAAGGATCTTTATATTAGAGCTGCTGAAGGGATCAGAAATATGAAAGATAGGCAAATACCTAAAAAATTAGATCCATGGTCAATATTAAATTCTGCTTCTCCAGTGGCTTCTACCAATAAGgttaaaggaaaaaaaaaataa